The proteins below come from a single Thermopolyspora flexuosa genomic window:
- a CDS encoding serine/threonine-protein kinase, protein MSEAADTAGWALRVPTGYRVGDWEVVRPIATGSWASVYEGRRVGDRDTSDLPGDMPDRAALKFLPTGTLSPRQLNHLAEMASRELRAHRRLRHHRLIRFHHTLVVDDPDHPELDGAAVIVMERAIASLADLLARAEGGPVPDAARYIVEICEGLAYLHDNGWIHGDLKPSNVLVMPDGSVRLADFGLAAELDGTHAYLPPGGSFGYMAPERWEEPLTEHGTRFRTASDIWALGVTAYQLLSGRMPFPGASPRARAAQAARYAAGDGDLLFPESVPPGWREWLTDCLAPDPARRPGAAELLERARRSAADPDRAQARPRPRRRQALSRTLALALGVALLWPITPGAPRPPGPDLPLRADSDVPAEYREAIVAAAYCRDKVPEVTPALLAASLKALSDFDPTLTDPAKDEYGIARWTPRVLRHFLPERQRPQADKLVYDPYVSIHYMGTYICTLAPRVLHFAKDPVDRQILAATIFQSNTRDMVAARGVPSYARWYADKVREYLPRYTP, encoded by the coding sequence ATGTCGGAAGCAGCGGACACGGCGGGGTGGGCCCTCCGGGTGCCGACCGGCTACCGCGTCGGCGACTGGGAGGTGGTCCGCCCGATCGCGACGGGAAGCTGGGCGAGCGTCTACGAGGGCCGGCGCGTCGGCGACCGGGACACAAGCGATCTTCCCGGCGACATGCCCGATCGGGCCGCGCTGAAGTTCCTGCCGACCGGCACGCTCAGCCCACGGCAGCTCAACCACCTGGCCGAGATGGCCTCCCGCGAGCTGCGGGCGCACCGCAGGCTCCGCCACCACCGGCTCATCCGGTTCCACCACACGCTCGTGGTCGACGACCCGGACCACCCCGAGCTCGACGGCGCGGCCGTCATCGTGATGGAGCGGGCCATCGCCTCGCTCGCCGACCTGCTCGCCCGGGCGGAGGGCGGCCCGGTGCCCGACGCGGCCCGCTACATCGTCGAGATCTGCGAGGGACTCGCCTACCTGCACGACAACGGCTGGATCCACGGCGACCTGAAGCCGAGCAACGTGCTGGTGATGCCCGACGGCTCGGTACGGCTCGCCGACTTCGGCCTCGCCGCCGAGCTCGACGGCACCCACGCGTACCTGCCGCCCGGCGGCTCCTTCGGCTACATGGCCCCCGAGCGCTGGGAGGAGCCGCTCACCGAGCACGGCACCCGCTTCCGCACCGCCTCCGACATCTGGGCCCTCGGCGTCACCGCGTACCAGCTGCTCAGCGGCCGCATGCCGTTCCCGGGCGCCTCGCCGCGGGCCCGCGCGGCCCAGGCCGCACGGTACGCCGCGGGCGACGGCGACCTGCTGTTCCCCGAGTCCGTTCCGCCGGGCTGGCGGGAGTGGCTCACCGACTGCCTCGCGCCCGATCCCGCGCGCCGCCCCGGCGCCGCCGAGCTGCTCGAGCGCGCGCGGCGGTCGGCGGCCGACCCGGACCGCGCCCAGGCCCGGCCCCGGCCGCGCCGCCGCCAGGCGCTCAGCCGGACCCTCGCCCTGGCCCTCGGCGTCGCGCTGCTCTGGCCGATCACGCCCGGCGCCCCGCGGCCACCCGGTCCCGACCTGCCGCTGCGCGCGGACTCCGACGTCCCCGCCGAGTACCGCGAGGCGATCGTCGCCGCGGCGTACTGCCGGGACAAGGTCCCGGAGGTGACCCCCGCGCTGCTCGCCGCGAGCCTGAAGGCGCTGAGCGACTTCGACCCCACGCTCACCGACCCGGCCAAGGACGAGTACGGCATCGCCCGATGGACCCCGCGCGTGCTGCGGCACTTCCTGCCCGAGAGGCAGCGGCCGCAGGCGGACAAGCTGGTCTACGACCCGTACGTGTCCATCCACTACATGGGCACGTACATCTGCACGCTCGCCCCGCGGGTGCTCCACTTCGCCAAGGACCCGGTGGACCGCCAGATCCTCGCCGCCACGATCTTCCAGTCGAACACCCGCGACATGGTCGCCGCCCGTGGCGTGCCGTCCTACGCGCGGTGGTACGCCGACAAGGTCAGGGAGTACCTCCCGCGGTACACGCCGTAG
- a CDS encoding FHA domain-containing protein, whose product MVIQPCAGDRLQFDVIELKPGEEILFGRSRTAIDARANIVIDDPAVPRVAGKIRAVDDFWTISNLSRNTTYNVENPEGGGEFIKIPPGRLNAPVPYEFSRVILPAAHPTVSFLVFAPQHVYASAVAVPGEQETLSAFPLDETAKYFLILVALCEPRLRDPSSPVIPTVPQILERLAGHPECAGLSRAAVNFHIDYLAREKLRVKEPSGGGRADWQRAALVSVALRFDLVRAEHLDLLPRLPRRR is encoded by the coding sequence GTGGTGATTCAGCCCTGCGCGGGCGATCGGCTGCAGTTCGACGTGATCGAGCTCAAGCCCGGCGAGGAGATCCTGTTCGGGCGCAGCCGTACCGCGATCGACGCCCGGGCGAACATCGTCATCGACGATCCGGCGGTGCCGCGGGTGGCCGGGAAAATCCGGGCGGTGGACGATTTCTGGACGATCAGCAATCTGAGCCGGAACACCACCTACAACGTGGAGAACCCGGAGGGCGGGGGCGAGTTCATCAAAATCCCGCCGGGGCGGCTGAACGCGCCCGTGCCGTACGAGTTCTCCCGGGTCATCCTGCCCGCGGCGCACCCGACCGTCTCGTTTCTCGTGTTCGCCCCGCAGCACGTGTACGCCTCGGCGGTCGCGGTGCCCGGCGAGCAGGAGACGCTGTCGGCGTTCCCGCTCGACGAGACCGCGAAGTACTTCCTCATCCTCGTGGCGCTGTGCGAGCCGCGGCTGCGCGACCCGTCGTCGCCGGTGATCCCCACGGTGCCGCAGATCCTCGAGCGGCTCGCCGGGCATCCGGAGTGCGCCGGGCTGAGCCGGGCGGCGGTCAACTTCCACATCGACTACCTCGCCCGCGAGAAGCTGCGGGTGAAGGAGCCGAGCGGCGGCGGGAGGGCCGACTGGCAGCGGGCCGCGCTGGTCTCGGTGGCGCTCCGGTTCGACCTGGTGCGGGCCGAGCACCTCGACCTGCTGCCCCGGCTCCCGCGGCGGCGCTGA
- a CDS encoding SPW repeat protein, whose amino-acid sequence MQASRTSDIVALVAGLVAVVATFIWAAGADAAAQPLLILGALLVVSSLWSLLGAGGASSWVTAAFGALLFLSPWAFGFTGDMAAAWTAWITGGVTVIVGLWAALQSKSGTPAHV is encoded by the coding sequence ATGCAGGCATCACGAACGTCGGACATCGTCGCGCTCGTCGCCGGGCTCGTGGCGGTGGTCGCCACGTTCATCTGGGCCGCGGGGGCGGACGCCGCCGCGCAGCCGCTGCTGATCCTCGGCGCGCTGCTGGTGGTGTCGTCGCTGTGGTCGCTGCTCGGCGCGGGCGGCGCCAGCTCCTGGGTCACCGCCGCGTTCGGCGCGCTGCTGTTCCTCTCCCCCTGGGCGTTCGGCTTCACCGGCGACATGGCCGCCGCCTGGACGGCGTGGATTACCGGGGGCGTCACCGTTATCGTCGGGCTGTGGGCAGCCCTGCAGAGCAAGAGCGGCACTCCGGCGCACGTGTGA
- a CDS encoding TetR/AcrR family transcriptional regulator — translation MGSPAEQERHSGARVIPSSVWSRARRRPGAGRRRGKSTDNGDERDARTRILDAAEELFAVAGYEATATAEIAKRAGVPKGLVFHYFPRKIDVLVTLVQERTGVEELDDDDVAAEPPHDPAAMLARLARRVPLRASPAMRRILFREADTHRTVRERLGHLNREIARRARFALELALPGARGDAARLEAAAATFAVVLLYQENLAHLTGERIDPDVLADLITKALG, via the coding sequence GTGGGCAGCCCTGCAGAGCAAGAGCGGCACTCCGGCGCACGTGTGATCCCGTCGTCCGTCTGGTCCCGGGCCCGCAGGCGGCCCGGGGCCGGCCGCAGGCGCGGCAAGAGCACGGACAACGGTGACGAACGCGACGCCCGCACCCGGATCCTCGACGCCGCCGAGGAACTGTTCGCGGTCGCCGGTTACGAGGCGACCGCGACCGCCGAGATCGCCAAACGCGCGGGCGTCCCCAAAGGGCTGGTCTTCCACTACTTCCCGCGCAAGATCGACGTGCTCGTCACGCTGGTGCAGGAGCGCACCGGCGTCGAGGAGCTCGACGATGACGACGTCGCCGCCGAGCCGCCCCACGACCCGGCGGCGATGCTCGCCCGGCTCGCGCGCCGCGTCCCGCTGCGCGCCTCCCCCGCGATGCGCCGCATCCTGTTCCGCGAGGCCGACACCCACCGCACGGTCCGGGAACGGCTCGGCCACCTCAACCGCGAGATCGCGCGCCGCGCCCGGTTCGCGCTCGAGCTCGCGCTGCCCGGGGCGCGCGGCGACGCGGCCCGCCTGGAGGCCGCCGCCGCCACGTTCGCCGTGGTCCTCCTCTACCAGGAGAACCTCGCCCACCTCACCGGCGAGCGCATCGACCCCGACGTGCTCGCCGACCTCATCACCAAGGCCCTGGGCTGA
- a CDS encoding cysteine hydrolase family protein, whose translation MIYTEEWVTARAKEAYEHGRATFEVRAERSALLVIDMQDEFVRPEWSPFWVPAATRMAPRLRGLVERCRELGVPVIWTIFDDTHLGLDRPHALRYLPHGDTDWRRPAPAEVWEEMGYRDDEVLIRKPSYGAFYETPLDSILRNLGRDTVIVTGTLTNYCCGMTARQAYERGYLVVFGSDVTATDDESRHEHELAVLRKGFALVLTAEEIVERLTATGPAAPGGPESPATPGLPGRAGA comes from the coding sequence ATGATCTACACCGAGGAATGGGTCACGGCGCGGGCGAAGGAGGCCTACGAGCACGGGCGCGCGACGTTCGAGGTCCGCGCGGAACGCTCGGCGCTGCTCGTGATCGACATGCAGGACGAGTTCGTCCGGCCCGAGTGGAGCCCGTTCTGGGTGCCGGCCGCCACCCGCATGGCCCCGCGGCTGCGCGGGCTCGTCGAGCGCTGCCGGGAGCTCGGCGTCCCGGTGATCTGGACCATCTTCGACGACACCCACCTCGGGCTCGACCGCCCGCACGCGCTGCGCTACCTGCCGCACGGCGACACCGACTGGCGCCGCCCGGCGCCGGCCGAGGTCTGGGAGGAGATGGGCTACCGGGACGACGAGGTCCTCATCCGCAAGCCCTCGTACGGCGCCTTCTACGAGACCCCGCTCGACTCGATCCTGCGCAACCTCGGCCGGGACACCGTGATCGTGACCGGCACGCTCACCAACTACTGCTGCGGCATGACCGCCCGGCAGGCCTACGAGCGCGGGTACCTGGTCGTCTTCGGCTCCGACGTCACCGCCACCGACGACGAGTCCCGCCACGAGCACGAGCTCGCCGTACTGCGCAAGGGCTTCGCGCTCGTCCTGACCGCCGAGGAGATCGTCGAGCGGCTGACCGCGACGGGCCCGGCGGCACCGGGCGGCCCGGAGTCACCGGCCACGCCGGGCCTTCCCGGCCGGGCGGGGGCGTGA
- the rpsD gene encoding 30S ribosomal protein S4 — MRYTGPKVRLSRRAGVPLTRKAVRYFEARPYPPGEHGRKTNRRGMGDYGTRLLEKQKLRWYYDVSERAMRRYWELARRRPGRTGAELVTLLETRLASLVLRSGIAPSIYAARQYVTHGHIRVDGRKVSYPGYLVKPGQTVSVRERSRGRQPFVAAAEGIHADERPAPYLDVDLRELRFTLLRRPEREEIAVPVDEQLIVEHYSR, encoded by the coding sequence ATGCGCTACACAGGTCCCAAGGTCCGGCTGTCCCGGCGGGCCGGCGTGCCGCTCACCCGCAAGGCGGTGCGCTACTTCGAGGCCCGGCCGTACCCGCCTGGCGAGCACGGGCGGAAGACGAACCGGCGGGGCATGGGCGACTACGGCACCCGGCTGCTGGAGAAGCAGAAGCTGCGCTGGTACTACGACGTGTCCGAGCGGGCGATGCGCCGCTACTGGGAGCTCGCCAGGCGCCGCCCCGGCCGTACCGGCGCCGAGCTGGTCACCCTGCTCGAGACCCGGCTCGCCTCGCTCGTGCTGCGCTCCGGCATCGCCCCGTCGATCTACGCGGCCCGGCAGTACGTCACCCACGGCCACATCCGCGTGGACGGCCGCAAGGTGAGCTACCCCGGCTACCTGGTGAAGCCCGGCCAGACGGTGAGCGTGCGCGAGCGGTCGCGCGGCAGGCAGCCGTTCGTCGCCGCGGCGGAGGGCATCCACGCCGACGAGCGCCCCGCCCCCTACCTCGACGTCGACCTCCGCGAGCTGCGGTTCACCCTGCTGCGCCGCCCCGAGCGCGAGGAGATCGCGGTCCCGGTCGACGAGCAGCTCATCGTCGAGCACTACTCCCGCTGA
- a CDS encoding DUF2470 domain-containing protein, which produces MRQPVVAGPPTPERVRTLAALAAPTHVSITGSALPAGPARGGVDELGRPVLLVKPGEPLHLLAPGDEAVVTVDLSCVRDLGGVARPRGLLKVQGWARAVPGEDARKAAIAIAERCPDEDLFTALERPGEPDAPRLLHIDVGFVVHLTAQETGVLDAEAYNAAEPDPFLHDAERLLHHVNSAHRDTLGPVAARLLGRPVGEVWLWELDRYGVTFREETEETTLIRVPWPSPAANRHTLEHALHRVLCGRTPAAAATYHGGALRRRLERPGDRER; this is translated from the coding sequence ATGCGCCAGCCCGTCGTCGCCGGTCCGCCGACGCCCGAACGCGTCCGCACCCTCGCCGCGCTCGCCGCCCCGACCCACGTCTCGATCACGGGCTCGGCCCTGCCCGCCGGACCGGCGCGCGGCGGCGTGGACGAGCTCGGCCGCCCGGTCCTGCTCGTCAAGCCCGGCGAGCCGCTCCACCTGCTCGCCCCGGGCGACGAGGCCGTGGTCACCGTCGACCTGAGCTGTGTGCGCGACCTCGGGGGCGTCGCGCGCCCGCGCGGGCTGCTGAAGGTGCAGGGCTGGGCCCGGGCCGTGCCCGGGGAGGACGCGCGGAAGGCCGCGATCGCGATCGCCGAGCGCTGCCCGGACGAGGACCTGTTCACCGCGCTGGAGCGGCCCGGTGAGCCGGACGCGCCGCGGCTGCTCCACATCGACGTCGGCTTCGTCGTCCACCTCACCGCGCAGGAGACCGGCGTCCTCGACGCCGAGGCCTACAACGCGGCCGAGCCCGACCCGTTCCTGCACGACGCCGAGCGCCTGCTCCACCACGTCAACAGCGCGCACCGGGACACGCTGGGGCCGGTGGCGGCCCGCCTGCTCGGCCGGCCGGTGGGCGAGGTGTGGCTGTGGGAGCTCGACCGCTACGGGGTCACCTTCCGGGAGGAGACCGAGGAGACCACGCTGATCCGCGTGCCGTGGCCGTCCCCCGCGGCGAACCGGCACACCCTCGAGCACGCCCTGCACCGCGTGCTGTGCGGACGGACCCCGGCGGCCGCGGCCACCTACCACGGCGGCGCGCTGCGGCGGCGCCTGGAGCGCCCGGGCGACCGGGAGCGCTGA
- a CDS encoding ROK family transcriptional regulator: MTRRTATALATSGDVLQLIRSGEAVTRADIGRVTGLSRPAVALRVGELLRRGLVVERADGPSTGGRPPVRLAFNASAGVVLAASVGASRTQLAVCDLAGEPLATVEQEIDVERGPDVVLPLIMDIWADLLGDRPASDVWGVGMGVPAIVEFAAGRTESVRVMANWTGIAIPPLIRERFDVPVFVDNDVNVIAMGEHRKVYADQYDDLLFVKVSTRIGAGVIAGGGILRGALGAAGEIGHIPVRDGGGVLCRCGNTDCVDSVASATAILRDLRARGRDVSSLADAVALVRAGDAETMAVVRRAGRLLGEVVASAVNLLNPAVVVLGGDVVEAFQPLVSAVREVVYSRSTALATRSLRIERSALGPAAGIAGCALLAIDHVLSAEAVDAPR; the protein is encoded by the coding sequence ATGACGCGACGAACCGCCACCGCCCTCGCCACCAGCGGAGATGTGCTCCAGCTGATCCGCAGCGGCGAGGCCGTCACCCGCGCCGACATCGGGCGCGTCACGGGGCTGTCCCGGCCCGCCGTCGCGCTCCGCGTCGGCGAGCTGCTGCGCCGCGGCCTCGTGGTCGAGCGCGCCGACGGCCCCTCCACCGGGGGCCGCCCGCCGGTACGGCTCGCCTTCAACGCCTCGGCCGGCGTGGTGCTCGCCGCCTCGGTGGGCGCGAGCCGTACCCAGCTCGCGGTGTGCGACCTGGCGGGCGAGCCGCTCGCCACCGTGGAGCAGGAGATCGACGTGGAGCGGGGGCCGGACGTCGTGCTGCCGCTGATCATGGACATCTGGGCCGACCTGCTCGGCGACCGGCCCGCCTCCGACGTGTGGGGGGTGGGCATGGGGGTGCCCGCGATCGTGGAGTTCGCCGCGGGCCGCACCGAGAGCGTGCGGGTGATGGCGAACTGGACCGGCATCGCGATCCCGCCGCTCATCCGGGAGCGGTTCGACGTGCCGGTGTTCGTCGACAACGACGTGAACGTGATCGCGATGGGCGAGCACCGCAAGGTGTACGCCGACCAGTACGACGACCTGCTGTTCGTGAAGGTGTCCACCCGTATCGGCGCGGGGGTGATCGCGGGCGGCGGCATCCTGCGCGGCGCGCTCGGCGCGGCCGGGGAGATCGGGCACATCCCGGTGCGGGACGGCGGGGGAGTGCTGTGCCGGTGCGGCAACACCGACTGCGTCGACTCGGTGGCGAGCGCCACCGCGATCCTGCGCGACCTGCGCGCCCGCGGCCGCGACGTGTCCTCGCTCGCCGACGCGGTCGCCCTGGTGCGCGCGGGCGACGCGGAGACCATGGCCGTGGTACGGCGCGCCGGGCGGCTGCTCGGCGAGGTGGTGGCGAGCGCGGTCAACCTGCTCAACCCCGCCGTGGTGGTGCTCGGCGGGGACGTGGTGGAGGCGTTCCAGCCGCTGGTGTCGGCGGTGCGCGAGGTCGTCTACAGCCGGTCCACCGCCCTGGCCACCCGCAGCCTGCGCATCGAGCGCAGCGCGCTCGGCCCGGCCGCGGGCATCGCGGGCTGCGCGCTGCTCGCCATCGACCACGTGCTGTCCGCCGAGGCGGTGGACGCCCCACGCTGA
- the edd gene encoding phosphogluconate dehydratase — translation MNPTVAEVTRRLTERSRATRAAYLERITAAGEEARRRGPARGELPCANLAHGLAACSPFDKLALRGASRPGVAIVTAYNDMLSAHQPYETYPRALKAAVREAGGVAQVAGGVPAMCDGITQGRAGMELSLFSRDVIAMSTAIALSHEMFDAALLLGVCDKIVPGLLIGALHFGHLPALLVPAGPMPSGLPNKEKARARQAFAEGRIGRDEMLDAELRSYHAPGTCTFYGTANSNQVLVEVMGLHLPGATFVNPGTPLREALTAAAGRRAVEITAHGDEYTPIGRVIDEKAIVNAVVALLATGGSTNHTLHLIAIAAAAGIELTWDDFADLAKVTPLLTRMYPGGEADVNHFQAAGGMAVLIGELLDAGLLHRDVLTVAGPGLDRYRCAPVLKEGELVWEERVAGSTDTAVLRPVADPFAPDGGIRMLSGNLGRAVSKVSAVRPEHLVIEAPALVFDDQADLLAAFQAGELDGRDFVAVIRFQGPAANGMPELHKLTAPLGALLDRGQRVAIVTDGRMSGASGKVPAAIHLSPEAARGGPLARVRDGDLIRVDSAAGTLDVLVPAAEFAAREPAPLPAGRTEAGWTGSGRELFSALRRTVGPAEEGAGVFALSGGESRE, via the coding sequence ATGAACCCGACGGTCGCCGAGGTGACCCGCCGCCTCACCGAGCGCAGCCGCGCCACCCGGGCCGCCTACCTGGAGCGGATCACCGCCGCCGGGGAGGAGGCCAGGCGGCGCGGACCCGCCCGCGGCGAGTTGCCCTGCGCCAACCTCGCCCACGGGCTCGCCGCCTGCTCGCCCTTCGACAAGCTCGCGCTGCGCGGCGCGTCCCGTCCCGGCGTCGCGATCGTCACCGCGTACAACGACATGCTCTCGGCGCACCAGCCGTACGAGACCTACCCGCGGGCGCTGAAGGCGGCCGTGCGGGAGGCGGGCGGCGTGGCCCAGGTCGCGGGCGGGGTGCCCGCGATGTGCGACGGCATCACCCAGGGCCGGGCCGGCATGGAGCTGTCGCTGTTCAGCCGGGACGTGATCGCCATGTCCACCGCGATCGCGCTGTCCCACGAGATGTTCGACGCGGCGCTGCTGCTCGGCGTGTGCGACAAGATCGTGCCCGGCCTGCTCATCGGAGCGCTCCATTTCGGCCACCTGCCCGCACTTCTCGTCCCGGCCGGGCCGATGCCGAGCGGGCTGCCGAACAAGGAGAAGGCGCGCGCCCGGCAGGCGTTCGCCGAGGGCCGGATCGGCCGCGACGAGATGCTCGACGCCGAGCTGCGCTCCTACCACGCGCCCGGCACCTGCACCTTCTACGGCACCGCGAACTCCAACCAGGTGCTCGTCGAGGTGATGGGCCTCCACCTGCCGGGGGCGACGTTCGTCAACCCCGGCACCCCGCTGCGGGAGGCGCTCACCGCGGCGGCCGGGCGGCGCGCGGTCGAGATCACCGCGCACGGCGACGAGTACACGCCGATCGGCCGGGTGATCGACGAGAAGGCGATCGTCAACGCGGTGGTCGCGCTGCTCGCCACCGGCGGCTCCACCAACCACACCCTGCACCTGATCGCGATCGCCGCGGCCGCCGGGATCGAGCTCACCTGGGACGACTTCGCCGACCTGGCGAAGGTGACCCCGCTGCTCACCCGCATGTACCCCGGCGGCGAGGCGGACGTGAACCACTTCCAGGCCGCGGGCGGCATGGCCGTGCTCATCGGCGAGCTGCTCGACGCCGGGCTGCTCCACCGGGACGTGCTCACCGTCGCCGGGCCCGGGCTCGACCGCTACCGGTGCGCGCCCGTGCTCAAGGAGGGCGAGCTCGTCTGGGAGGAGCGCGTCGCGGGCAGCACCGACACCGCGGTGCTGCGGCCGGTCGCCGACCCGTTCGCGCCGGACGGCGGCATCCGCATGCTCTCCGGCAACCTCGGCCGCGCGGTGAGCAAGGTCTCCGCGGTCAGGCCCGAGCACCTGGTGATCGAGGCCCCGGCGCTCGTCTTCGACGACCAGGCCGACCTGCTCGCCGCGTTCCAGGCGGGCGAGCTCGACGGACGCGACTTCGTGGCGGTGATCCGCTTCCAGGGCCCGGCCGCGAACGGCATGCCCGAGCTGCACAAGCTCACCGCGCCGCTGGGCGCGCTGCTCGACCGCGGGCAGCGGGTGGCGATCGTCACCGACGGCCGCATGTCCGGGGCCTCGGGCAAGGTCCCCGCCGCGATCCACCTGTCCCCCGAGGCCGCGCGCGGCGGCCCGCTCGCCCGCGTCCGCGACGGCGACCTCATCCGGGTCGACTCCGCCGCCGGCACGCTCGACGTGCTCGTTCCCGCCGCCGAGTTCGCCGCGCGGGAACCCGCGCCGCTGCCCGCCGGGCGCACCGAGGCGGGCTGGACGGGGTCCGGAAGGGAGCTTTTCTCCGCGCTACGCCGTACCGTTGGACCGGCCGAAGAAGGCGCGGGCGTATTCGCCCTGAGCGGTGGAGAAAGTCGCGAATGA
- a CDS encoding glucokinase — MRVDRTRLSAVPTEESPWLVADIGGTNARFGLVRRPGGPPEAVAVLPGAEYDGLPDAVAAYLELYGGGVRPGAACLAIAGPVDGDRYRLTNAGWHGSVRDLGIPHAFLLNDFEALAFSLPFLAGDDLTPLGGPPPTARMVKAVLGPGTGLGVAGLVPAGDGWVPVPGEGGHVSPPVVTELEIAVVRALRADGMPYVDAEHLISGPGLTRLHRGLALVNGVTTESPHASEIVARTDDPLCAQTVEVFCGMLGTFAGNVALTFGARGGVYLGGGVLPRIADRLRASDFRRRFEANPVLSDFLAGIATCLIVAEQPALAGAAAWLAQRLSHPGGQDAEDPVGAVRAGDGAARSRRARAT, encoded by the coding sequence ATGAGGGTTGACCGAACGAGGCTTAGCGCAGTCCCGACCGAGGAGAGTCCCTGGCTGGTCGCCGACATCGGCGGCACCAACGCCCGGTTCGGCCTGGTCCGCCGGCCGGGCGGCCCGCCGGAGGCGGTCGCCGTGCTGCCCGGCGCCGAGTACGACGGGCTGCCCGACGCCGTAGCCGCCTATCTCGAGCTGTACGGGGGCGGAGTGCGGCCGGGGGCCGCGTGCCTGGCGATCGCCGGCCCGGTCGACGGGGACCGGTACCGGCTCACCAACGCCGGCTGGCACGGATCCGTGCGCGACCTGGGCATCCCGCACGCGTTCCTGCTCAACGACTTCGAGGCGCTCGCGTTCTCGCTGCCCTTTCTCGCCGGGGACGACCTCACCCCGCTCGGGGGCCCGCCGCCCACGGCGCGCATGGTCAAGGCGGTGCTCGGACCCGGCACCGGGCTCGGCGTGGCCGGGCTCGTCCCGGCGGGCGACGGGTGGGTGCCGGTGCCCGGCGAGGGCGGGCACGTCTCGCCCCCGGTCGTCACCGAGCTGGAGATCGCGGTGGTGCGGGCGCTGCGCGCCGACGGCATGCCGTACGTGGACGCCGAGCACCTCATCTCCGGGCCCGGGTTGACCCGGCTGCACCGCGGCCTCGCCCTGGTGAACGGCGTCACCACCGAGTCCCCGCACGCCTCGGAGATCGTCGCCAGGACCGACGATCCGCTGTGCGCGCAGACGGTCGAGGTGTTCTGCGGCATGTTGGGAACGTTCGCCGGGAACGTGGCGCTCACCTTCGGCGCGCGCGGCGGCGTCTACCTCGGCGGCGGCGTGCTGCCCAGGATCGCCGACCGGCTGCGCGCGAGCGACTTCCGCCGCCGCTTCGAGGCGAACCCGGTGCTGTCCGACTTCCTCGCCGGGATCGCCACCTGCCTCATCGTCGCCGAGCAGCCCGCGCTCGCGGGCGCCGCGGCCTGGCTCGCCCAGCGGCTGTCCCACCCCGGCGGCCAGGACGCCGAGGACCCCGTCGGGGCCGTCCGCGCGGGTGACGGCGCGGCGCGGTCGCGGCGGGCGAGGGCGACCTGA
- the eda gene encoding bifunctional 4-hydroxy-2-oxoglutarate aldolase/2-dehydro-3-deoxy-phosphogluconate aldolase, with translation MSLLDLAPVIPVVVIDDVARAVPLARALLAGGLPVIEVTLRTPCATAAIERIAAEVPDAIVGAGTVRTPDDVAACVRAGARFLVSPGTTPDLVEAMLDSGLPFLPGAATVSEVMALAERGLHEQKFFPAEAAGGVPYLKALAGPIPDVRFCPTGGIGPRNAPQYLALPNVGCVGGSWLTPADAIAAGDYGRIEKLAREAAALR, from the coding sequence ATGAGCCTGCTCGATCTGGCCCCCGTGATCCCGGTCGTCGTGATCGACGACGTGGCGCGGGCGGTGCCGCTCGCCCGCGCGCTGCTCGCCGGGGGCCTGCCCGTGATCGAGGTCACCCTGCGCACGCCGTGCGCCACGGCGGCGATCGAGCGCATCGCCGCCGAGGTCCCCGACGCCATCGTCGGCGCGGGCACCGTGCGCACCCCCGACGACGTGGCCGCCTGCGTGCGCGCCGGGGCGCGCTTCCTCGTCTCCCCCGGCACCACGCCGGACCTGGTCGAGGCGATGCTCGACAGCGGCCTGCCGTTCCTGCCCGGGGCCGCCACGGTCTCCGAGGTGATGGCGCTCGCCGAGCGCGGGCTGCACGAGCAGAAGTTCTTCCCGGCCGAGGCCGCCGGGGGCGTGCCGTACCTGAAGGCGCTCGCGGGCCCGATCCCGGACGTGCGGTTCTGCCCGACCGGCGGCATCGGGCCGCGGAACGCGCCGCAGTACCTCGCCCTGCCGAACGTCGGCTGCGTGGGCGGCTCGTGGCTCACCCCCGCCGACGCCATCGCGGCCGGCGACTACGGCCGGATCGAGAAGCTCGCCCGGGAGGCGGCGGCGCTGCGCTGA